The segment GGCATTAACTGTCCCCCGCCGGTTAATCTCTTCAACATCCCAACAACCGGATAAGAACAACATCCCAAAGAGCAATAATGAAACAAAAAGCATTCTACGCATCGGTCGGTTCACCTCTTCCCAAAAACCTAACCAAGAGCCATGAAACCAATGGTATCAGCACAATGACAGCTAAGCCGCTAATCCGTAAATATGTAAATAGTTGTAGGACAAGCGGGCCCCCGGTAACAGACGTTAACAGGAAGAACATCGGAAGAAATAATATCAAAATAAACCACTTGTAGTTCAATGTGCTAAATAACTCTGTCAAACCTTGGGCTATAACATAGTTCAGGGCACTGATTGTAATCAATAGTTGAGTCATCCACACTATAAAAAGAAACATCCCAAAAGTCTGCAGTATAAAGGGGATGTCAGCTTGCCATGTCAACTCTATAAGCGACCAATGGTAACGCAATGTACCTTCAGCACCAAAAACACCTAGTGTACCAAATACAATTGAAAACATCAAAAGGCTGGCTAGTGCGGATGCCCAAATGATTATCTGCCTGCCTTTGGTTTTTTCGGTAAGGTATTGATAGGTCATAAAAACCAGGGCCAAAGGAAAAAACATATTGGCTGAATGCAAACTACCCATCGGAAGTTTAAAACCGTCAAAATAAAACACAGGTCTGATCTGATCCAAATCAACGTTTTTATAAGATAAGGCAATCACTAGCACCGTAAATATTAACGCAAGCGGAAAAACAAAAGCTGCTAGCCGGCTAATGGTCTCAATGCCTTTTAGAGATATGTACACACTTGTTAGAAGTACGGCAAATAAGATAACAGAGTCCGGAGTTCGTTGCAAAAAATATATATTACTTACATCAACAACTGATTTTAAAGACCAGGCGGTAATGGCGAATAAAAACAATAAGAAGATAAAACCAAGGATTTTACCGAAGGCGTTACCAAAGATATGCGGCAGGTATTCAATAATAGATTTATCAGGAAACTTTTTTCCTAAATCAACTGCTATTAAGATAATCGGAAGCATCAGGATAAAGGCTAAGAGGATGCCTAAATACCCATTATGGCCGATATATTTTGCTTCAATATGTGACGCATCCGTTAATCCAAAACTGAGGATTGCGGTGTAGAGTAACATAAACATCAGGCCCGGACCAATACCTGTTTTCTCTGGCAGCATTATTCTTCATCTCCTTGATCTGAGTTAAGGCGGTCTTCCTGTTGAGGCCGGTACATAGGTGGTCTTCTAAAGCTAGCCCACCAAGGAATTCTAAAATAGGCATCGATCATATCTACCGGCAAGGGAGGGCTCCATGGCGCTAAATATGAAACCCCAAACGATTTTAAGCCGGACAGATGGGCTAATACAATAGTTCCGGTCAACACCAAGCCCGGCACCCCTAAAGCGGCCCCTCCCAGGAGCAGGAAGTAGCGCACCAATCGCCATGCCTGCTCTATTTCTTGGTCTGCAGTTGCAAATGTAGCCAAGACAGTAATAACCATCACTGCAAGAGTTGCTCCAGAAACTACGCCGGCTTGGGTTGCTGACCAACCTAGAAGAATTCCTCCCGCTACACCCAAAATAATGTCTACTCCTTTTGGAACACGGAGGATTGCTTCCCTAAATACTTCAAACGTTATCAGCACAACAAGCATTTCCACAATTACCGAGAAAGGTACGGTAGTTCTGCCTGAAGCCAGTACTAGGACAACGCTTGCCGGTAAGATTTCCGGGTTTATGGCAACTGCTGAGACATACAAGCCGGGTAGAACTATTGATATGAGAGTGCCGATGGCACGGATAATACGTAAAAATGTGCCTACCCAATAGTTAAAATAGAAATCTTCAGGGCTTTGATATAATTCTGTAGCAGTGACCGGTGCGATTAAGGCAAAAGGTGACCTGTCCACAATTAGTGCTACTCGCCCCTCTAACAAAGCACTGGCAACTTTATCGGGGCGCTCTGTTGATTGAAGTAAAGGAAAGGGTGTTAATTTATTGTCCGCTATTAGTTCCATAATATAGCTGCTGTCTAAGATTCCATCTATGTTAATCTGCTCAAGCCTTTTATGTACTTCCCCGACAATGTCCGGGTTCACCACATCATTAAGATACACTATCGCAACCTTTGTTTTAGTGCGTTCACCAATATGTTTTGCATCTATCCTTAGGTTAGGGTCTTTAATGTATCGTCTAACCAAAGAGAGATTGTCTGTTAGGTCTTCAATGAATCCTTCCCGTGGTCCTCGTACAACTCTTTCTTTGGGTTCTTCAATCATCCGACGAGGATAACCGGGAAAAGAGACGGTCAACACTTCATTAGCGGCAGCCAGGAAAATTAAGGTCTCGCCGCTTAACAAACCTTCAATGGCTTTGTGAAGATTACTATATCTTTCTATCTTAGCTGATAATAATAAAAGTTCAGTAATTCTCACATCCAGACCGCCATCATTAACCTGAGTAAATTTACTGATAGGTTTTACCACATTGGACGCGATTAAATGACCATCAGCTAAGGAAGCTAAGTACACCACTGCAGCTATTGCTTGACCGTTATTGTTAATTTGCTTAACAACTAGGTCGTCCGGCTTTCCTATCGATCGTTCAATTGTTTCTAAGTTAGTGGCAATTTCTTCACTTATATTCTGATGTTCAATGACGCTGGAATGTACTCTATCAGATTGCGGTGCTTTATTGGATTTTTTTAAATACTTATCTAACAACATAACCACACCTACCATGCAATAATATTAATACTTTTTCCTTATAAGTAGTTATATATGTAGTGATTGTCAAAGTTCTTATATAGTACCGGGGATGTGACGTTAGATTAGCATGGAATGAACAAAAGTGGGGAAGTCCCCGAACTAGGGGTTCTTTACCTTTTTTAGGAATTGAAGTAGATTTTCAAACAAGGTGGGAGAAGTTTTTGAAAAGAGTATTTAACACCCCGCTTGAATATGCCTGGGCGCTAGGCGGATTTCCGGGAGAACAAATGGCATGGATGTTAAATTTTTTTCTTGCCCCTAATCTAAGTAACAAATGAAAAATGCCTGCTCCAAAAATTTAGGGGTAGGTCTTGGAGTAGGCAAGGCAAATTAATGCTAGTAGACTAAACCTTAAGAAAACACTTGACCTTGAAGTATTACCTCACCTATGCGGTCAGATCCTAATTGAGGCCTGACTTCAGCTATTATAGTAGGTAATGTTCCACCAAATTCCAATAAGGTTGTGCCCACCCAGTTCTCTTTATCCTTTGTGGGTATTAACGGTATTGTGGCTAATGGTTCAAGGGAATCTGGAACTGTGAGAGTAGCCACGTAGCTGTCATATGGACCGAAGGTATCTGGGTCAGGCAGGTTGATTCCCAAGATTGTAACTCGCTGAAGTGGTGGGGTAAATGTTGTTATTTCAAAGACCGAAGCTCCTGCTATAAAGAGGTCCTCAGCATGTTCCGTGGGGTACAAAGGGTTAGTTTCAATAAATAGTTGTCCCGTGTCGTTATTGTTTTGATTTTCAGTAATATTTTTTTTAGTCCAATTATTATCAGCGTCTGCCATAGTATACACCTCCTCTTCTCTTAGATGCTATATAGGCGTTTGCAAAACGCCGCAACCCTTGCAAATTCTATCTTTTTTCTTGCTTAGTTATATAGAACTCCTCACTTGTCTTGTGTAAAATATAGTTAACAGGCAATATCTACATTCAACAAGAAAGGAGATCTATTCTGTGAAATTTAAACAATTATCCCTATCTGATATTTATGACGGTTGTCTTGATTTCGTTGATAAGGATAAACCTCGGTTTCTAGCGCTTCTTGAAGAGCATATTCAACTTTCAGAGTATATTTCGCTGAGTTTCTATCAGGCTTTTTACAAGCACTTTGGTCGCAAACGAAAATTTAAGCTTGAGTCTTTTCTTTATGCACTCATCATTCAGAGAATCTTTTCTATTCCTACAGATGCGCTTCTGATTATTTTTTTGAATTTTTCCAAGGAAATCCGTGAATTCTGTGGTTTTTCTAAAGTACCTGATGCATCAAAATTTACACGATTTAAGCAAGATTTTTCTAAACATCTTCAAACACTTTTTGATAACCTTGTTGATCAAACTGAACCTATTTGTGAGCAAATTAACTCAGAACTTGCTTCATATCTCGTCTTTGATACCTCTGGCGTTGAAGCTTACGTTACTGAGAATAATCCTAAGTTTATCAATCGCTTAATCAAGCAGCTTAAGTCTCAATACAAAGGCAACTCTTCTGTTGACCCATACAAAATGGCATACGGCATTATGCCTTCCTGCGCATCATCAAATCCAAATGTCAAACAGCTTTACATCAATGGCCATTTTTGCTATGTCTATAAATTTGGTATGCTCACAAATGGCCTTGGTATAGTCAGAAATATTTCCTTTTTTGATGAAGACTTTATAAATGCACACCCTGAAATCCCAATAGAGAAAAAGTCTGATTCCCCTGATGAAGATAAATCCTTATCCGATTCTAAAGCACTTAAACCTGTTCTGCGCGACTTTTTTAAAACACATACTCATTTTAAACCCAGCACGTTTATTGGCGATGCTGCTTTTGATACAAACGATTCCTATAACTTTTTATTGAAGGATTGTCACTTTTTAAAAACAGTCATTCCTCTGAACGAACGAGGTTCTAAGAACCTCCCTGAACCCGGGTTCAACGAATCTGGACAACCTCTGTGTCCGTTAGATTCTTCTTTACCCATGAAATATGAAGGTAAAGCGCCCTTAAGGAGTGGCGTTGTTAGAGATAAATGGGTTTGCCCAAAAATGAAGTGGAAAGGTTCTAAACGCATTACTTTATGTGAACATCCTTGCTCCGACTCTCCTTCTGGTAGAATGTTTTATACCTATCCTGAAAAAGACTTAAGACTTTATCCTGGCATTATTAGAGACACCCCTGAATGGATTGATATCTACAAAAATCGTTGCGTTATTGAGCAAACCATTCAACACTTTAAATCCAATTTTGGCGTCGCCAACAGAAAAACTACAAATGCTTTAACCATTAAGGCTGACTTACTCCTTGCAGGAATTACTCAACTGCTTACCGTTATTCTTGCAGACAAACTCCATAAACACGAACTCATCAGAAGCCTTAAACCTCTTTTGGCTTAGCAAATCCTTTATACTTGCTCTTTCAACCCGCAAAATACTTGCGGTTATTTGTGCCGAATTTTTTCTGTCCAACCTCTGCTTAAAATTTTCTGTCCTCTTTATTAAACTTTCTGATTAGCTGCCTACGTTAAATTTTGAATTTCGCAATTACCTATAGATGCTATATAGTACGCTGCATAATGAGAGCGTGTGCAGAAAAAATACAGGCATTGTAAATATTGCTTTATGCATACCGAAAAACTATAGATTTTTTATGTTGGATTACTTGCGCAGCATAAGGTTATCTGCTATAATCCTGAGTTTTACAGCAAAAACGATTAAAAAAACCCGTTGCCCCAGTATTACCAAGGGCTAGCGGGTTTTGTATTTTGTCAAAAACTTGTAGTGTATTGACACTTATTTTTTGTATTGCAAAATTTTTTTGATCGCTGCCTGAGACATAATCTTTTTACTTAAGTCAAAGCCAAAGACAGACTCAATGGATTCTATTACATCATCTCGATAATCAAACAGGTAATAGTTTTGTTCCAAATAGGAGCAGGAATAGCTAATCAAAGAATTGCGAATCTGCTTCACAGTATGTTTTTTCTCTAGCATCTGTTCAAGAACCCGCATGATTACGAGTGCTACAAAACATACCAGAAAATGTGCTTCTACATGTGCATCTTTTTTTACATATACAGGTCTCGCCTTGAATTCACTCTTGATTACTTTAAAGGATTCTTCGATTTCCCAAAGTCCCTTGTAAATATCACGAATTTCTCTATCTGATAAATGCTTTTCACTGGTAACAATGGAATAGTATCCATCATATTTTTCTTCCTTCTGAATTCTTGCTTCATTCAGGGAAAGAACAAGCCCGTCAGGTATTTCACCTGTTTGTTTTAAGAATTTGATATTGCTTACATAGCCGGCAGCTCCAATGCTGGTAGCTCTTGTATATTTTCCGGGTTTGGCAATCAGTTCCTTTGCCTTCGCAATAGCCTTATCTCTGTCTTTTTTCTGTTTTTTGGCGTATTTATCGGAATAGTAGACCATCTGTTTCTGAAATATTTCCATCTTTTGGGCACGCTTGCCATCTGTTCCCTTTAACTGTATTTTCTTTGCATGAATGCGGAATTTGTGCTTAAAAAAGACGGTATTTCCATCCTTATCTTCTTCTTTGTCTATTAAATAATCTTCCTGATTTAATACCCATTCTTTAAATTCTTTGTCAGCACCGAGAACACTCTGTCCATAAACATAGCCGTCATTACCTGCCATGTCATCATGGTTCTTTCCCGAAAGAAAAGTGGTATTATCACTAGTGTTAAGCCCCCTGTCTGCTACAACGATAATACGTTCCAAGGCGAAATCTCTCTTTACACGGCGAATTGTTGGAAGTAGAGAGAGTTTTTCACTTTCGCCACCAGAAAAAGTATTGAAGGCCATGGGGATTCCATTAGTATCCATCAGGAGTCCCATTTGAATGATGGGATCTTTACGGTGCTCTTTAGATGGGCCACGTTTTTTTTGACCCTTTTTAATCATATTCCCGTCTTCATCGTATTCATCTTCATCCTCATAAGGGATCTCGAAGTAGTAGTTGGTGACATCATAATATCCAAGCTGGTTATCTCTTGCTATAAGTTCCGATATTCTACTATGGAGATGCCGTTGGATCTCATTTGAATATCCGGCAAAGTAATCCAGAGCACGGTAAATGTCAGCCAGTGAAAAGTCAAAGGATTCAAAGAAATAATCCTTGGTTTCAAAGGCGTGTCTTTTTGATGAAGGAAATAAAAAGCGGTTGAAAATGAGCAGACTGAATATGCTGTTTAGGTTATAATCTACGATTAAATGCCTTTGCTTGTTCTGGAAATATTCTCTAAGACCAAGTAGAGAGTATACTGATTTTGGCACAGTATAACCAAGATTTTTGCGCAATGCTGCTTGATCCGGAAGCTTAGCTAACAGGTCAAGTTCTAGTTTTTTTTGCGGAACTTCGTTCTTGGTACGTTCCTTTGCAACCCGCTTGAAATGTGCAATAGGATCAGGATATTCCTTTTCCAGATCTTCAAGATAGCCAAGTTTCTCAACTGTTTTTTGTTTTACCTTTCCATTCTGTCTATAACCTTGGACAAAAGACAAATAGACCTTACCATTACTGATACTTTTCTTTACATACATAAATTCACCTCTAATCCCATAATATCACAATACACGACGATATACAACATATAAATGCATAAAGATTGACAAAAGAAAAGCCCGACTTCTCGGGCTTCAGAGCGGTTTTTTATATGTAGTTGGTGTAAAACAACGGTGTCCAACCTCTGCTTAAAATTTTCTGTCCTCTTTATTAAACTTTCTGATTAGCTGCCTACGTTAAATTTTGAATTTCGCAATTACCTATAGATGCTATATAGTACGCTGCATAATGAGAGCGTGTGCAGAAAAAATACAGGCATTGTAAATATTGCTTTATGCATACCGAAAAACTATAGATTTTTTATGTTGGATTACTTGCGCAGCATAAGGTTATCTGCTATAATGGCATCAAGCACCATCCCTATAGAAATCTGGTTCAAATGTTCTTGAAAGACCATTTTGGTTTTTGCAGGTAGTTTAATCAGTCTAAGGATAGTGTTTTTTTCTTTACCAAAGTTGTTTCAATTTTGTTAGGGTTTGATTAGTTGAAGTATAAGTTAGGAAGTGTATTAAGTATCTGTATGGTTACAAATCTAGGTAAGTTCAAATTAAGTATGTTAAGTTGTTCGGTTAAACTATAGGGATGGTTGCTAAAAGGGGTTTGCAATATTGCAAACCCCTTTTTAATTATTTTTGGAGGAAAGGTTTTTAGAAAAACTTGCGCCGGAATGTACGTACATGACAGGTTTCAGGCCCCTCAGCATAGGGCGCGGTTTTCATAAGTTATAATGGCTTTGCCGATTAGTTTAGGCGAAATTCTGATATGCAGAAGAGGATATGTCTTCTAATAAGCGTTAACTATAGAGTGCTATTATGATAAAATAAGACTATACTAGCTGGTATAGGAAAGGTGAGGCCCATGTGGCAGCTGATAATAGCTCTGGGACTGCGAATGAGCGTAGTGGCGACTTTAGCATTTATATTCACGAGGACAAGGTTGTCCAGGAAGCTTATTAAAAGACAACTTACATGGAAGGATAAAGTACCCCTTATTCTAATTTTTGGCGGCATGGGAGTGTTGGGTACCTACAATGGTATCCAGATGGAAGGCGGTGCTATTGCCAATTCCCGTGTGGTAGGAGTCATGACCGGGGGTCTGCTGGGGGGACCTGTAGTGGGAATAGCTGCTGGTCTAATTGCCGGTATTCACCGTTATTTTGCGGGCGGGTTTACTGCTCTGTCCTGTGCCCTGGCAACCGTCGTTGAAGGAGCTGTGGGCGGGCTGGTTTACCGTCATGTTGGCCTTGAAAAACTTAACTGGCAGGTTGCTCTTTGGGCTGGTTTTGCGGCGGAAATTGTTCAAATGATAATAATCTTGATAGTTGCTAAACCTTTTTCTATGGCCTTGGAACTAGTAAAAGTTATCGGTATTCCAATGATTCTTGTAAATTCTGCCGGTGCCGCATTATTTATTATGATAATTCTTAGTATCTTTCAAGATCAGGAAAAAGCTGGTGCTGTACAAGCTCAAAAGTCTTTGGAAATTGCCGGTAAAACACTTTCGCACTTGCGGAAGGGCTTAAACATGGAGTCGGCTGCGAAGGTGGCAAGAATTATTTATGATAATTGTGATTTTAAAGCGGTGGCCATAACTAATCAAGAGCAAATCCTTGCTCATATTGGTGCGGGAGGTGACCACCACCGCCCTGGCGCAACTAACTTTACGGGTGCCACAAGAAAATGTTTAGCCGGTGGGCAAATTACATTAGCTAGAAGCAAAAAGGATATAAACTGCCAAAACTCTAATTGTCCCCTTGGCTCGGCGGTACTTGTTCCGCTTCGGCGTAAAGAGGCCATACTTGGAACTTTGAAATTATATCATGTTTCGGAGGGTTCCGTTAACACCATTGACCTTGAGTTTGCTAAGGGATTGGCACACCTGTTTTCCACCCAGTTGGAATTGGCAGCATTGGAAGAACAATCGAGGATGTTAGATAGTGTTAAACTAAAGGCCCTTCAGGCTCAGATTAACCCTCACTTCCTATTTAATGCGCTAAATACTATCGTTTCCCTGGTAAGGACAAAACCTGAAACAGCAAGGGAACTATTAATAGAATTAGGAGATTTTTTCCGGAATAATTTAAAATATGGAGAGGATTTTGTATCATTGAAGCAGGAACTGCAGCATGTTCAGTCGTATCTGGCAATTGAAGTGGCCAGGTTTGGTGAAAAAATCCAGGTTCAATATGATATGGATGAAAGTTGCTTTGACAGGAGGTTTCCTGCCTTATTACTACAGCCATTGGTGGAAAATGCAGTTAAACATGGTATTCTTCCGCAAAAGGGTGGTGGTAAAATCATTATAACAGCTAAAGAGGACGATCAAGAGATGCAGGTATCTGTGGAAGACAACGGTGTCGGTATGAATAGTAACACCATTAGTACACTATTTGAAAAGAAGTGTTCTTCAGCTTCCGGCATCGGCATCGGTATCGGTTTAACTAATGTAAATGAACGTTTAAAAAGTATATACGGAGTAGATTTTGCACTAATTATTAGAAGTTCACCCGGCGAGGGCACTGTTATGAGTTTTACTATACCATTTAAAACCATACGGGAGGTGGAAACGGATGTTGGAACCACCGGTGTTACGAGTGGTGTTGGTCGATGACGAGGCTCCCGCTCGGGATGAAATTCAATATTTATTGGCTGAGTTACCGGATATAATAATATGTGGGCAGGCGGATAATGGTAAATCAGCCTTGGATATTATTAGGGAAATTAAACCGGATGTTATATTTCTTGATATACAGATGTATGACTTAAATGGTTTTACAGTAGCTGAAATGCTGTTGCGAATGGAAAATCCCCCTTTAATTATTTTTATAACCGCCTATGAAGAGTACGCTGTACGTGCCTTTGAAGTTAATGCTATTGATTACGTTTTAAAGCCTT is part of the Metallumcola ferriviriculae genome and harbors:
- a CDS encoding sensor histidine kinase, translating into MWQLIIALGLRMSVVATLAFIFTRTRLSRKLIKRQLTWKDKVPLILIFGGMGVLGTYNGIQMEGGAIANSRVVGVMTGGLLGGPVVGIAAGLIAGIHRYFAGGFTALSCALATVVEGAVGGLVYRHVGLEKLNWQVALWAGFAAEIVQMIIILIVAKPFSMALELVKVIGIPMILVNSAGAALFIMIILSIFQDQEKAGAVQAQKSLEIAGKTLSHLRKGLNMESAAKVARIIYDNCDFKAVAITNQEQILAHIGAGGDHHRPGATNFTGATRKCLAGGQITLARSKKDINCQNSNCPLGSAVLVPLRRKEAILGTLKLYHVSEGSVNTIDLEFAKGLAHLFSTQLELAALEEQSRMLDSVKLKALQAQINPHFLFNALNTIVSLVRTKPETARELLIELGDFFRNNLKYGEDFVSLKQELQHVQSYLAIEVARFGEKIQVQYDMDESCFDRRFPALLLQPLVENAVKHGILPQKGGGKIIITAKEDDQEMQVSVEDNGVGMNSNTISTLFEKKCSSASGIGIGIGLTNVNERLKSIYGVDFALIIRSSPGEGTVMSFTIPFKTIREVETDVGTTGVTSGVGR
- a CDS encoding spore germination protein — its product is MLLDKYLKKSNKAPQSDRVHSSVIEHQNISEEIATNLETIERSIGKPDDLVVKQINNNGQAIAAVVYLASLADGHLIASNVVKPISKFTQVNDGGLDVRITELLLLSAKIERYSNLHKAIEGLLSGETLIFLAAANEVLTVSFPGYPRRMIEEPKERVVRGPREGFIEDLTDNLSLVRRYIKDPNLRIDAKHIGERTKTKVAIVYLNDVVNPDIVGEVHKRLEQINIDGILDSSYIMELIADNKLTPFPLLQSTERPDKVASALLEGRVALIVDRSPFALIAPVTATELYQSPEDFYFNYWVGTFLRIIRAIGTLISIVLPGLYVSAVAINPEILPASVVLVLASGRTTVPFSVIVEMLVVLITFEVFREAILRVPKGVDIILGVAGGILLGWSATQAGVVSGATLAVMVITVLATFATADQEIEQAWRLVRYFLLLGGAALGVPGLVLTGTIVLAHLSGLKSFGVSYLAPWSPPLPVDMIDAYFRIPWWASFRRPPMYRPQQEDRLNSDQGDEE
- a CDS encoding transposase, giving the protein MYSVKFKQLSLSDIYDGCLDFVDKDKPRFLALLEEHIQLSEYISLSFYQAFYKHFGRKRKFKLESFLYALIIQRIFSIPTDALLIIFLNFSKEIREFCGFSKVPDASKFTRFKQDFSKHLQTLFDNLVDQTEPICEQINSELASYLVFDTSGVEAYVTENNPKFINRLIKQLKSQYKGNSSVDPYKMAYGIMPSCASSNPNVKQLYINGHFCYVYKFGMLTNGLGIVRNISFFDEDFINAHPEIPIEKKSDSPDEDKSLSDSKALKPVLRDFFKTHTHFKPSTFIGDAAFDTNDSYNFLLKDCHFLKTVIPLNERGSKNLPEPGFNESGQPLCPLDSSLPMKYEGKAPLRSGVVRDKWVCPKMKWKGSKRITLCEHPCSDSPSGRMFYTYPEKDLRLYPGIIRDTPEWIDIYKNRCVIEQTIQHFKSNFGVANRKTTNALTIKADLLLAGITQLLTVILADKLHKHELIRSLKPLLA
- a CDS encoding GerAB/ArcD/ProY family transporter; this encodes MLPEKTGIGPGLMFMLLYTAILSFGLTDASHIEAKYIGHNGYLGILLAFILMLPIILIAVDLGKKFPDKSIIEYLPHIFGNAFGKILGFIFLLFLFAITAWSLKSVVDVSNIYFLQRTPDSVILFAVLLTSVYISLKGIETISRLAAFVFPLALIFTVLVIALSYKNVDLDQIRPVFYFDGFKLPMGSLHSANMFFPLALVFMTYQYLTEKTKGRQIIIWASALASLLMFSIVFGTLGVFGAEGTLRYHWSLIELTWQADIPFILQTFGMFLFIVWMTQLLITISALNYVIAQGLTELFSTLNYKWFILILFLPMFFLLTSVTGGPLVLQLFTYLRISGLAVIVLIPLVSWLLVRFLGRGEPTDA
- a CDS encoding IS1634 family transposase, encoding MYVKKSISNGKVYLSFVQGYRQNGKVKQKTVEKLGYLEDLEKEYPDPIAHFKRVAKERTKNEVPQKKLELDLLAKLPDQAALRKNLGYTVPKSVYSLLGLREYFQNKQRHLIVDYNLNSIFSLLIFNRFLFPSSKRHAFETKDYFFESFDFSLADIYRALDYFAGYSNEIQRHLHSRISELIARDNQLGYYDVTNYYFEIPYEDEDEYDEDGNMIKKGQKKRGPSKEHRKDPIIQMGLLMDTNGIPMAFNTFSGGESEKLSLLPTIRRVKRDFALERIIVVADRGLNTSDNTTFLSGKNHDDMAGNDGYVYGQSVLGADKEFKEWVLNQEDYLIDKEEDKDGNTVFFKHKFRIHAKKIQLKGTDGKRAQKMEIFQKQMVYYSDKYAKKQKKDRDKAIAKAKELIAKPGKYTRATSIGAAGYVSNIKFLKQTGEIPDGLVLSLNEARIQKEEKYDGYYSIVTSEKHLSDREIRDIYKGLWEIEESFKVIKSEFKARPVYVKKDAHVEAHFLVCFVALVIMRVLEQMLEKKHTVKQIRNSLISYSCSYLEQNYYLFDYRDDVIESIESVFGFDLSKKIMSQAAIKKILQYKK